From the genome of SAR202 cluster bacterium, one region includes:
- the rpsG gene encoding 30S ribosomal protein S7 — translation MSRRRRATKRITIADPKYNSQEISRFINRIMLDGKKTVAQRIVYDALQKLEDDAKRPAMEVFEQAMRNVTPILEVKSRRVGGATYQVPVEVRYDRKEALAMRWIIGSARSQSGSSMSDRLFRELQEASRGQGTAVKRREDLHRMAEANRAFVQYKW, via the coding sequence GTGTCTAGAAGACGAAGAGCTACAAAAAGAATAACCATTGCAGATCCTAAATATAATAGCCAAGAGATATCAAGGTTTATTAATCGAATCATGCTAGACGGAAAAAAAACTGTAGCTCAAAGAATAGTATATGACGCATTGCAAAAACTAGAAGACGACGCTAAACGACCAGCTATGGAAGTTTTTGAACAAGCAATGAGAAACGTAACACCAATTTTGGAAGTAAAATCTCGAAGAGTTGGTGGGGCAACATATCAAGTTCCTGTAGAAGTTCGTTACGATCGAAAAGAAGCTTTAGCTATGAGATGGATAATAGGCTCCGCCCGATCACAGTCGGGTTCTTCTATGTCAGATAGACTCTTTAGAGAATTACAAGAAGCTTCTAGGGGTCAAGGAACAGCAGTTAAGAGAAGAGAAGATTTACACAGAATGGCTGAAGCCAACAGGGCTTTTGTTCAATATAAATGGTAG
- a CDS encoding 30S ribosomal protein S12 has translation MPTVNQLVRKGRASSQKRTKAPALRVVQNTLKNKITRGPGCPQRRGVCVQVRTTTPKKPNSALRKIARVRLTNGMEVTAYIPGEGHNLQEHSVVLVRGGRVKDLPGVRYHIVRGALDSGGVNDRKQGRSKYGSKK, from the coding sequence ATGCCTACAGTTAATCAATTAGTAAGAAAAGGTCGTGCTAGTTCTCAAAAAAGGACAAAGGCTCCTGCATTGAGAGTAGTTCAAAACACCTTAAAAAATAAGATAACAAGAGGACCGGGATGCCCTCAAAGAAGAGGCGTATGTGTTCAAGTTCGTACCACAACCCCGAAAAAACCTAATTCTGCTTTAAGAAAAATAGCAAGAGTGCGACTAACAAATGGTATGGAGGTAACTGCCTATATACCTGGGGAAGGTCATAACCTTCAAGAGCACTCTGTTGTTTTAGTAAGAGGAGGAAGGGTCAAAGACCTTCCTGGGGTTAGATATCATATAGTTAGAGGAGCCTTAGATTCTGGAGGAGTCAACGACAGGAAACAAGGTAGAAGCAAATACGGGTCTAAGAAATAG
- a CDS encoding gamma carbonic anhydrase family protein — protein sequence MLYSLEDLSPKIHETAFVAPSAQIIGDVEILEGASVWFNCVLRGDAGKIIIGKGTNIQDGTVIHEETTIGENCVVAHQCLVHRCTVGNNVIIGNGALVFGPADIGENCVIGAGSVVIPGSTIPKNSLVLGIPGKVAREPSKENLEMTARTAANYQRNRDRYLKNLKEVK from the coding sequence ATGCTATATAGTCTTGAAGATCTTTCTCCCAAAATTCACGAAACCGCTTTTGTTGCCCCAAGCGCACAAATTATTGGCGATGTGGAAATTTTAGAAGGCGCTAGTGTTTGGTTCAATTGTGTTTTGCGAGGAGACGCTGGAAAAATAATAATAGGTAAAGGCACTAATATACAAGACGGCACGGTTATACATGAAGAAACTACAATAGGAGAAAACTGCGTAGTGGCACACCAATGTTTAGTTCATAGATGTACAGTAGGAAATAATGTAATCATAGGCAATGGTGCTTTAGTTTTTGGACCTGCGGATATAGGGGAAAATTGTGTGATAGGAGCCGGTTCAGTGGTTATACCGGGATCCACTATTCCTAAAAACTCTTTAGTATTAGGAATACCTGGAAAAGTTGCAAGAGAACCGTCTAAAGAAAATTTGGAAATGACGGCACGAACTGCTGCAAACTACCAAAGAAATAGAGACCGATATTTGAAAAATTTAAAAGAGGTGAAATAA
- a CDS encoding NAD(P)-dependent oxidoreductase, with amino-acid sequence MSMSTMVTGGSGFIGRRIIRKLLERGEEVVCFDLNPPQINLQPFRGLMKFYRGDVSQLSHILEAINQHKVHKIIHLAALLPPDTEERPHYSMLVNIQGTNNIFEAARWTNIQRVVYASSIAVYGVQETFGDRPINEDDQPAPINMYGMTKAVNDFSASKYRDQYGLDIRAIRICTVFGHGRVTGMTGMIGGLLMSLPAVGKPVEMEFRPEEPSPMIHVEDAAEIFVRTTLASKLNYPIYISGGHLATIQDMIDIVMEIIPDANIKTGDKPVPHVYNVDSSRMYQDLGYDIVPLQTRIAEHINDARKEAHQ; translated from the coding sequence ATGAGTATGTCTACCATGGTGACCGGGGGATCGGGTTTTATAGGAAGAAGAATTATACGCAAGCTTTTAGAAAGAGGAGAAGAAGTTGTTTGCTTCGATTTAAATCCTCCACAAATTAACCTACAACCATTTCGAGGATTAATGAAATTTTATCGAGGGGACGTGTCGCAATTATCGCATATTTTAGAAGCAATTAATCAACATAAAGTTCATAAAATAATTCATCTGGCCGCACTTCTTCCGCCAGATACAGAAGAAAGGCCACACTACAGCATGTTGGTTAATATTCAAGGCACAAATAATATTTTTGAGGCTGCGCGTTGGACTAATATACAACGTGTTGTTTATGCAAGCTCGATTGCAGTTTATGGTGTGCAAGAAACATTTGGAGATAGGCCTATTAATGAGGATGACCAACCAGCCCCGATTAATATGTATGGAATGACCAAAGCTGTTAATGATTTTTCAGCATCTAAATATAGAGATCAATATGGTTTGGATATTAGGGCAATAAGGATTTGTACAGTTTTTGGCCACGGTAGAGTTACTGGTATGACAGGAATGATAGGCGGTTTATTAATGTCCTTGCCAGCTGTTGGAAAACCAGTTGAAATGGAATTCAGGCCTGAAGAGCCATCTCCTATGATTCATGTGGAAGACGCTGCAGAGATATTTGTAAGAACAACTCTAGCAAGTAAATTAAATTATCCGATATATATAAGCGGAGGCCACTTAGCAACAATCCAAGATATGATAGATATTGTGATGGAAATTATACCTGATGCAAATATTAAAACAGGAGATAAGCCTGTTCCTCACGTTTATAATGTTGATTCAAGCAGAATGTACCAAGATTTAGGTTATGACATTGTCCCCCTACAAACTCGGATAGCTGAACACATAAATGACGCGAGAAAAGAAGCCCATCAATAA